In a genomic window of Physeter macrocephalus isolate SW-GA chromosome 14, ASM283717v5, whole genome shotgun sequence:
- the TUBG1 gene encoding tubulin gamma-1 chain isoform X1 has translation MPREIITLQLGQCGNQIGFEFWKQLCAEHGISPEGIVEEFATEGTDRKDVFFYQADDEHYIPRAVLLDLEPRVIHSILNSPYAKLYNPENIYLSEHGGGAGNNWASGFSQGEKIHEDIFDIIDREADGSDSLEGFVLCHSIAGGTGSGLGSYLLERLNDRYPKKLVQTYSVFPNQDEMSDVVVQPYNSLLTLKRLTQNADCVVVLDNTALNRIATDRLHIQNPSFSQINQLVSTIMSASTTTLRYPGYMNNDLIGLIASLIPTPRLHFLMTGYTPLTTDQSVASVRKTTVLDVMRRLLQPKNVMVSTGRDRQTNHCYIAILNIIQGEVDPTQVHKSLQRIRERKLANFIPWGPASIQVALSRKSPYLPSAHRVSGLMMANHTSISSLFERTCRQYDKLRKREAFLEQFRKEDIFKENFDELDTSREIVQQLIDEYHAATRPDYISWGTQEQ, from the exons ATGCCGAGGGAGATCATCACCCTACAGTTGGGCCAGTGCGGCAATCAGA ttgGGTTCGAGTTCTGGAAACAGCTGTGCGCCGAGCATGGTATCAGCCCCGAGGGCATCGTGGAGGAGTTCGCCACCGAAGGCACTGACCGCAAGGACGTCTTTTTCTACCAG GCAGACGATGAGCACTACATCCCCAGGGCGGTGCTGCTGGACCTGGAGCCGCGGGTGATCCATTCCATCCTCAATTCCCCCTATGCCAAGCTCTACAACCCAGAGAACATCTACCTGTCAGAGcatggaggaggagctggcaaCAACTGGGCCAGCGGATTCTCCCAG GGAGAGAAAATCCACGAGGACATTTTTGACATCATAGACCGGGAGGCAGATGGCAGTGACAGTCTAGAG GGCTTCGTGCTATGTCACTCCATCGCTGGGGGAACAGGCTCTGGCCTGGGCTCCTACCTGTTAGAACGGCTCAACGACAG GTACCCCAAAAAGTTGGTGCAGACATACTCGGTGTTTCCCAATCAGGACGAGATGAGCGATGTGGTGGTCCAGCCCTACAACTCACTGCTCACGCTCAAGAGGCTGACCCAGAACGCAGACTGTGTG GTGGTGCTGGACAACACAGCCCTGAACCGGATCGCCACAGACCGCCTGCACATCCAGAACCCATCCTTCTCTCAGATCAACCAGCTG GTGTCCACCATCATGTCGGCCAGCACCACCACCCTGCGCTACCCCGGCTACATGAACAACGACCTCATCGGCCTCATCGCCTCGCTCATTCCCACACCACGGCTCCACTTCCTCATGACTGGCTACACACCCCTCACCACGGACCAGTCG GTGGCCAGCGTGAGGAAGACCACGGTCCTGGATGTCATGAGGAGGCTGCTGCAGCCCAAGAACGTGATGGTGTCCACGGGCCGGGATCGCCAGACCAACCACTGCTACATCGCCATCCTCAACATCATCCAGGGGGAGGTGGACCCCACCCAG GTCCACAAGAGCCTGCAGAGGATCCGGGAACGGAAGTTGGCCAACTTCATCCCCTGGGGCCCAGCCAGCATCCAGGTGGCCCTGTCCAGGAAGTCGCCCTACCTGCCTTCTGCCCACAGGGTCAGCGGGCTCATGATGGCCAACCACACCAGCATCTCCTCG CTCTTTGAGCGGACCTGTCGCCAGTACGACAAGCTGCGGAAGCGGGAGGCCTTCCTGGAGCAGTTCCGCAAGGAGGACATCTTCAAGGAGAACTTTGACGAGCTGGACACATCCAGGGAGATTGTGCAGCAGCTCATCGACGAGTATCACGCAGCCACGCGGCCAGACTACATCTCCTGGGGCACCCAGGAGCAGTGA
- the TUBG1 gene encoding tubulin gamma-1 chain isoform X2, protein MPREIITLQLGQCGNQIGFEFWKQLCAEHGISPEGIVEEFATEGTDRKDVFFYQADDEHYIPRAVLLDLEPRVIHSILNSPYAKLYNPENIYLSEHGGGAGNNWASGFSQGEKIHEDIFDIIDREADGSDSLEVPQKVGADILGVSQSGRDERCGGPALQLTAHAQEADPERRLCGGAGQHSPEPDRHRPPAHPEPILLSDQPAGVHHHVGQHHHPALPRLHEQRPHRPHRLAHSHTTAPLPHDWLHTPHHGPVGGQREEDHGPGCHEEAAAAQERDGVHGPGSPDQPLLHRHPQHHPGGGGPHPGPQEPAEDPGTEVGQLHPLGPSQHPGGPVQEVALPAFCPQGQRAHDGQPHQHLLAL, encoded by the exons ATGCCGAGGGAGATCATCACCCTACAGTTGGGCCAGTGCGGCAATCAGA ttgGGTTCGAGTTCTGGAAACAGCTGTGCGCCGAGCATGGTATCAGCCCCGAGGGCATCGTGGAGGAGTTCGCCACCGAAGGCACTGACCGCAAGGACGTCTTTTTCTACCAG GCAGACGATGAGCACTACATCCCCAGGGCGGTGCTGCTGGACCTGGAGCCGCGGGTGATCCATTCCATCCTCAATTCCCCCTATGCCAAGCTCTACAACCCAGAGAACATCTACCTGTCAGAGcatggaggaggagctggcaaCAACTGGGCCAGCGGATTCTCCCAG GGAGAGAAAATCCACGAGGACATTTTTGACATCATAGACCGGGAGGCAGATGGCAGTGACAGTCTAGAG GTACCCCAAAAAGTTGGTGCAGACATACTCGGTGTTTCCCAATCAGGACGAGATGAGCGATGTGGTGGTCCAGCCCTACAACTCACTGCTCACGCTCAAGAGGCTGACCCAGAACGCAGACTGTGTG GTGGTGCTGGACAACACAGCCCTGAACCGGATCGCCACAGACCGCCTGCACATCCAGAACCCATCCTTCTCTCAGATCAACCAGCTG GTGTCCACCATCATGTCGGCCAGCACCACCACCCTGCGCTACCCCGGCTACATGAACAACGACCTCATCGGCCTCATCGCCTCGCTCATTCCCACACCACGGCTCCACTTCCTCATGACTGGCTACACACCCCTCACCACGGACCAGTCG GTGGCCAGCGTGAGGAAGACCACGGTCCTGGATGTCATGAGGAGGCTGCTGCAGCCCAAGAACGTGATGGTGTCCACGGGCCGGGATCGCCAGACCAACCACTGCTACATCGCCATCCTCAACATCATCCAGGGGGAGGTGGACCCCACCCAG GTCCACAAGAGCCTGCAGAGGATCCGGGAACGGAAGTTGGCCAACTTCATCCCCTGGGGCCCAGCCAGCATCCAGGTGGCCCTGTCCAGGAAGTCGCCCTACCTGCCTTCTGCCCACAGGGTCAGCGGGCTCATGATGGCCAACCACACCAGCATCTCCTCG CTCTTTGA